The Sphingobium sp. BYY-5 genome contains a region encoding:
- a CDS encoding SapC family protein has translation METLELVNSDAHATLRMRPSGLGGSPFVRVVHNEFAQAAAACPLLLSKHAETGAFYVGALMGFKEGENLIDCPDGRPAFQPMEADRDGFFAIGENIALDRAHSRFANGASDLLFDSEGRPTSSLKVVQTALGRLMAGSAGTELFIAELVAHGLIEPIDIKLNFDDGERLHLEGLYTVSLDALGDLEDAAALKLFRAGHLQCAHIMVASLHHISLMARRRNERLAMSA, from the coding sequence GTGGAGACGCTCGAACTGGTCAATAGTGACGCTCATGCAACACTAAGGATGCGGCCTTCCGGGCTGGGAGGGAGTCCGTTTGTTCGCGTGGTGCATAATGAGTTTGCACAAGCCGCTGCCGCTTGCCCGCTTTTGCTGTCCAAACATGCGGAGACTGGCGCTTTTTATGTCGGCGCGCTGATGGGCTTTAAAGAAGGCGAAAATCTCATCGATTGCCCGGACGGGCGGCCTGCCTTTCAACCGATGGAGGCGGATCGCGATGGGTTTTTCGCGATCGGCGAGAATATTGCGCTGGATCGCGCGCATAGCCGCTTTGCGAACGGCGCTAGCGATCTGTTGTTCGATTCGGAGGGACGGCCGACATCCTCGCTCAAGGTGGTGCAGACGGCTCTGGGGCGCTTGATGGCCGGTTCGGCGGGGACCGAGCTTTTCATTGCGGAGCTTGTCGCGCACGGATTGATTGAGCCCATCGACATCAAGCTGAACTTCGATGATGGGGAGCGCCTGCATCTGGAGGGGCTGTACACCGTCAGTCTTGACGCGCTGGGCGACCTGGAAGACGCTGCGGCGCTGAAGCTTTTTCGCGCGGGGCATTTGCAATGCGCCCATATCATGGTCGCGTCGCTGCATCATATCTCGCTAATGGCTCGGCGTCGCAATGAGCGGCTGGCTATGTCGGCCTGA